In Archocentrus centrarchus isolate MPI-CPG fArcCen1 chromosome 16, fArcCen1, whole genome shotgun sequence, a single window of DNA contains:
- the adam15 gene encoding disintegrin and metalloproteinase domain-containing protein 15 isoform X3 gives MSGAAGLLPPPLLLLLLLSGRAAFIGCRSLNAPQDVRVLPLDGQTDGTDSLTATVTGVDRGQHPLLAKTRPFVLVDGQRQSLAEALQDGHPDRLQCGLEVGGRLFLLDLEKNHDLLPKPPNVFYYLPNGTGVSVTANPVTHCYYHGTVRGFPQSRVALSTCSGLRGIIALNSTLSFELQPQEDHHHHHQGEEEAEEGAGGESGGGGRNGGSGGGGGGDDEGVHLLFSTSPLEGDGAGGCGVSHTAVPPIHSSTHPHRTKRDILSETKYIELVLVADHQEFLNYQKNNNTIIYRMLDVANQVDWFYRPLNVRVALTGLEIWSDRNKIRVEKSPTDTLNNFLQWRTRDLLPRLRHDNAQLVMGGSFDGTTVGMASQSSMCSRDRSGGVNVDHLVSVLGVASTVAHELGHNLGMSHDTAERRCSCQNEPRLGGCIMEPSTGFMPGQQFSSCSAADLSVSLLHGGGMCLFNVPQPEHLLGGPRCGNLYVEKGEECDCGLLEECEDPCCNASTCQLVPGAQCSSDGICCQDCKLRAAGSVCRDPLGECDLPEYCTGSSPYCPPNVFLQNGEPCEEGASYCYGGVCASMHTQCQMLWGPNATSAPTVCFSSVNKKGNKYGNCGQLTNGSYVPCGNSDVHCGRIQCQGGRDRPLLGTNAEILTTRVHFNNSDLVCRGTFFHLGDDVSDPATVAQGTACGPSKACLNQKCQDVSVFGVDECRRKCNGHGVCNSNRNCHCDVGWAPPDCKYSGYGGSVDSGPARTARESDPVRVALLVIFLFILPVVLLFLALRFPRFRQWLLCLGPNSPFHKARQHNRTPVMERVDGRNGEQVRPLRYHLNHQTDIPLTPPQKEVSVPLKPVVPKKPCPPALPRNPYLPPHLGYSSSSKPPPHGAVTPAAAGGPHRRPPLPPVRPGVPPKFESSPPL, from the exons ATGAGCGGAGCTGCCGGGCtgctgccgccgccgctgctgctgctgctgctgctcagtggcCGTGCTGCGTTCATCGGCTGCCGGTCCCTGAACGCACCGCAGGATGTACGGGTTCTGCCTCTGGACGGACAGACGGACGGTACCGACAGTCTGACCGCCACGGTGACAG GTGTGGACAGAGGGCAGCACCCACTGCTGGCGAAAACTCGCCCCTTCGTTCTGGTGGACGGACAGAGACAGAGCCTCGCAGAAGCTTTGCAG GATGGTCACCCTGACAGGCTGCAGTGTGGGCTGGAGGTGGGAGGAAGACTCTTCCTGCTGGACCTGGAGAAGAACCA CGACCTGCTGCCCAAACCACCAAACGTCTTCTACTACCTCCCCAATGGTACTGGAGTGTCTGTAACAGCCAACCCTGTG ACTCACTGTTATTACCACGGCACCGTCAGAGGATTCCCTCAGTCCAGAGTGGCTCTGAGCACCTGCTCTGGACTCCG AGGCATCATTGCCCTCAACTCCACCCTGAGCTTCGAGCTACAGCCGCAGGAggaccatcaccaccaccatcagggGGAGGAAGAGGCGGAGGAGGGTGCaggaggggagagtggaggaggaggcagaaatGGAGgaagtggtggaggaggaggaggtgatgatGAAGGGGTCCACCTGCTGTTCTCCACCAGCCCCCTGGAGGGTGACGGTGCAGGAGGCTGCGGAGTGTCTCACACTGCCGTGCCCCCCATCCACAGCTCCACACACCCGCACAGG ACGAAGAGAGACATCCTGTCTGAGACCAAATACATTGAACTGGTGCTGGTGGCTGATCATCAggag TTTCTGAATTACCAGAAGAACAATAACACGATCATCTACCGCATGCTGGACGTGGCCAACCAGGTGGACTGG TTCTACCGTCCTCTGAATGTCCGCGTGGCGCTCACCGGTCTGGAGATCTGGAGCGACCGCAACAAGATCCGGGTGGAGAAGAGTCCGACTGACACGCTAAACAACTTCCTGCAGTGGAGAACCAGAGATCTGCTGCCACGTCTTCGCCATGACAACGCCCAGCTCGTCAT GGGCGGGTCTTTTGATGGCACCACGGTGGGGATGGCATCTCAGTCATCCATGTGCTCCAGAGACAGGTCGGGCGGAGTCAACGTG GATCACCTGGTCAGTGTTTTGGGCGTGGCTTCAACTGTTGCTCATGAGCTGGGCCACAACCTCGGGATGAGCCACGACACCGCCGAGCGCCGCTGCTCCTGCCAGAACGAGCCGCGGCTCGGGGGATGCATCATGGAGCCCTCAACTGG gtTCATGCCGGGCCAGCAGTTCAGCAGCTGCAGCGCCGCAGATCTGTCTGTCAGCCTGCTGCATGGCGGCGGTATGTGTCTGTTCAACGTGCCGCAGCCGGAGCATCTGCTGGGAGGACCTCGCTGTGGAAACCTGTACGTGGAGAAAGGAGAGGAGTGTGACTGCGGCCTGCTGGAG GAGTGTGAGGACCCCTGCTGTAACGCCTCCACCTGTCAGCTGGTTCCTGGAGCTCAGTGCTCATCTGATGGCATCTGCTGCCAGGACTGCAAG CTGCGAGCGGCGGGTTCGGTGTGTCGTGATCCTCTGGGGGAGTGTGACCTCCCCGAGTATTGCACAGGCTCCTCCCCCTACTGCCCCCCCAACGTATTCCTGCAGAATGGGGAACCCTGTGAGGAGGGCGCCTCGTACTGCTATGGTGGAGTCTGCGCCAGCATGCACACCCAGTGCCAGATGCTGTGGGGACCCA ATGCCACCAGCGCTCCGACCGTCTGTTTCTCATCTGTGaacaaaaagggaaacaaaTATGGAAACTGCGGTCAGCTCACCAACGGCTCCTACGTCCCCTGTGGGAACTC tgACGTTCACTGCGGCAGGATCCAGTGTCAGGGTGGGAGGGACCGCCCCCTGCTGGGCACCAACGCGGAGATCCTCACCACCAGGGTCCACTTTAACAACAGCGACCTGGTCTGCAGAGGCACCTTCTTCCACCTGGGTGACGACGTCTCCGACCCCGCCACCGTGGCCCAGGGCACCGCATGCGGCCCCAGCAAG gCTTGTTTGAACCAGAAGTGTCAGGATGTGTCAGTGTTCGGTGTAGACGAGTGTCGCAGGAAATGCAACGGTCACGGG gtgtgtaACAGCAACAGGAACTGTCATTGTGATGTGGGCTGGGCTCCACCGGACTGCAAGTACTCGGGTTACGGGGGCAGCGTGGACAGCGGACCGGCCCGAACTGCTCGAG AATCAGATCCAGTCCGAGTCGCCCTGCttgtcatcttcctcttcatcctACCCGtggtcctcctcttcctcgctcTCCGGTTCCCTCGTTTTCGTCAGTGGCTTTTGTGCCTGGGACCAAACAGCCCGTTTCACAAAGCTCGCCAGCACAACCG GACTCCGGTGATGGAGCGGGTGGACGGCAGGAACGGAGAGCAGGTCCGACCTCTCAGATACCACTTGAACCACCAGACGGACATCCCACTGACCCCGCCCCAAAAAGAG gttTCTGTTCCACTCAAACCTGTAGTCCCTAAAAAGCCCTGCCCTCCGGCCCTGCCGCGCAACCCTTACCTCCCACCACACCTCGGCTACAGCTCCAGCAGCAAACCACCCCCACATGGAGCAGtcacacctgctgctgctggcggACCCCACAG AcggcctcctcttcctccggTGCGACCCGGCGTCCCTCCGAAGTTCGAGTCCTCTCCTCCGCTTTGA
- the adam15 gene encoding disintegrin and metalloproteinase domain-containing protein 15 isoform X2 gives MSGAAGLLPPPLLLLLLLSGRAAFIGCRSLNAPQDVRVLPLDGQTDGTDSLTATVTGVDRGQHPLLAKTRPFVLVDGQRQSLAEALQDGHPDRLQCGLEVGGRLFLLDLEKNHDLLPKPPNVFYYLPNGTGVSVTANPVTHCYYHGTVRGFPQSRVALSTCSGLRGIIALNSTLSFELQPQEDHHHHHQGEEEAEEGAGGESGGGGRNGGSGGGGGGDDEGVHLLFSTSPLEGDGAGGCGVSHTAVPPIHSSTHPHRTKRDILSETKYIELVLVADHQEFLNYQKNNNTIIYRMLDVANQVDWFYRPLNVRVALTGLEIWSDRNKIRVEKSPTDTLNNFLQWRTRDLLPRLRHDNAQLVMGGSFDGTTVGMASQSSMCSRDRSGGVNVDHLVSVLGVASTVAHELGHNLGMSHDTAERRCSCQNEPRLGGCIMEPSTGFMPGQQFSSCSAADLSVSLLHGGGMCLFNVPQPEHLLGGPRCGNLYVEKGEECDCGLLEECEDPCCNASTCQLVPGAQCSSDGICCQDCKLRAAGSVCRDPLGECDLPEYCTGSSPYCPPNVFLQNGEPCEEGASYCYGGVCASMHTQCQMLWGPNATSAPTVCFSSVNKKGNKYGNCGQLTNGSYVPCGNSDVHCGRIQCQGGRDRPLLGTNAEILTTRVHFNNSDLVCRGTFFHLGDDVSDPATVAQGTACGPSKACLNQKCQDVSVFGVDECRRKCNGHGVCNSNRNCHCDVGWAPPDCKYSGYGGSVDSGPARTARESDPVRVALLVIFLFILPVVLLFLALRFPRFRQWLLCLGPNSPFHKARQHNRTPVMERVDGRNGEQVRPLRYHLNHQTDIPLTPPQKEVHDRPAPPTKPLPPDPALKPPPQLVKQRPAPPTKPLPPDPPAPSNQQLVSRPAPPNKPLPPDPVTPGQVSVPLKPVVPKKPCPPALPRNPYLPPHLGYSSSSKPPPHGAVTPAAAGGPHRRPPLPPVRPGVPPKFESSPPL, from the exons ATGAGCGGAGCTGCCGGGCtgctgccgccgccgctgctgctgctgctgctgctcagtggcCGTGCTGCGTTCATCGGCTGCCGGTCCCTGAACGCACCGCAGGATGTACGGGTTCTGCCTCTGGACGGACAGACGGACGGTACCGACAGTCTGACCGCCACGGTGACAG GTGTGGACAGAGGGCAGCACCCACTGCTGGCGAAAACTCGCCCCTTCGTTCTGGTGGACGGACAGAGACAGAGCCTCGCAGAAGCTTTGCAG GATGGTCACCCTGACAGGCTGCAGTGTGGGCTGGAGGTGGGAGGAAGACTCTTCCTGCTGGACCTGGAGAAGAACCA CGACCTGCTGCCCAAACCACCAAACGTCTTCTACTACCTCCCCAATGGTACTGGAGTGTCTGTAACAGCCAACCCTGTG ACTCACTGTTATTACCACGGCACCGTCAGAGGATTCCCTCAGTCCAGAGTGGCTCTGAGCACCTGCTCTGGACTCCG AGGCATCATTGCCCTCAACTCCACCCTGAGCTTCGAGCTACAGCCGCAGGAggaccatcaccaccaccatcagggGGAGGAAGAGGCGGAGGAGGGTGCaggaggggagagtggaggaggaggcagaaatGGAGgaagtggtggaggaggaggaggtgatgatGAAGGGGTCCACCTGCTGTTCTCCACCAGCCCCCTGGAGGGTGACGGTGCAGGAGGCTGCGGAGTGTCTCACACTGCCGTGCCCCCCATCCACAGCTCCACACACCCGCACAGG ACGAAGAGAGACATCCTGTCTGAGACCAAATACATTGAACTGGTGCTGGTGGCTGATCATCAggag TTTCTGAATTACCAGAAGAACAATAACACGATCATCTACCGCATGCTGGACGTGGCCAACCAGGTGGACTGG TTCTACCGTCCTCTGAATGTCCGCGTGGCGCTCACCGGTCTGGAGATCTGGAGCGACCGCAACAAGATCCGGGTGGAGAAGAGTCCGACTGACACGCTAAACAACTTCCTGCAGTGGAGAACCAGAGATCTGCTGCCACGTCTTCGCCATGACAACGCCCAGCTCGTCAT GGGCGGGTCTTTTGATGGCACCACGGTGGGGATGGCATCTCAGTCATCCATGTGCTCCAGAGACAGGTCGGGCGGAGTCAACGTG GATCACCTGGTCAGTGTTTTGGGCGTGGCTTCAACTGTTGCTCATGAGCTGGGCCACAACCTCGGGATGAGCCACGACACCGCCGAGCGCCGCTGCTCCTGCCAGAACGAGCCGCGGCTCGGGGGATGCATCATGGAGCCCTCAACTGG gtTCATGCCGGGCCAGCAGTTCAGCAGCTGCAGCGCCGCAGATCTGTCTGTCAGCCTGCTGCATGGCGGCGGTATGTGTCTGTTCAACGTGCCGCAGCCGGAGCATCTGCTGGGAGGACCTCGCTGTGGAAACCTGTACGTGGAGAAAGGAGAGGAGTGTGACTGCGGCCTGCTGGAG GAGTGTGAGGACCCCTGCTGTAACGCCTCCACCTGTCAGCTGGTTCCTGGAGCTCAGTGCTCATCTGATGGCATCTGCTGCCAGGACTGCAAG CTGCGAGCGGCGGGTTCGGTGTGTCGTGATCCTCTGGGGGAGTGTGACCTCCCCGAGTATTGCACAGGCTCCTCCCCCTACTGCCCCCCCAACGTATTCCTGCAGAATGGGGAACCCTGTGAGGAGGGCGCCTCGTACTGCTATGGTGGAGTCTGCGCCAGCATGCACACCCAGTGCCAGATGCTGTGGGGACCCA ATGCCACCAGCGCTCCGACCGTCTGTTTCTCATCTGTGaacaaaaagggaaacaaaTATGGAAACTGCGGTCAGCTCACCAACGGCTCCTACGTCCCCTGTGGGAACTC tgACGTTCACTGCGGCAGGATCCAGTGTCAGGGTGGGAGGGACCGCCCCCTGCTGGGCACCAACGCGGAGATCCTCACCACCAGGGTCCACTTTAACAACAGCGACCTGGTCTGCAGAGGCACCTTCTTCCACCTGGGTGACGACGTCTCCGACCCCGCCACCGTGGCCCAGGGCACCGCATGCGGCCCCAGCAAG gCTTGTTTGAACCAGAAGTGTCAGGATGTGTCAGTGTTCGGTGTAGACGAGTGTCGCAGGAAATGCAACGGTCACGGG gtgtgtaACAGCAACAGGAACTGTCATTGTGATGTGGGCTGGGCTCCACCGGACTGCAAGTACTCGGGTTACGGGGGCAGCGTGGACAGCGGACCGGCCCGAACTGCTCGAG AATCAGATCCAGTCCGAGTCGCCCTGCttgtcatcttcctcttcatcctACCCGtggtcctcctcttcctcgctcTCCGGTTCCCTCGTTTTCGTCAGTGGCTTTTGTGCCTGGGACCAAACAGCCCGTTTCACAAAGCTCGCCAGCACAACCG GACTCCGGTGATGGAGCGGGTGGACGGCAGGAACGGAGAGCAGGTCCGACCTCTCAGATACCACTTGAACCACCAGACGGACATCCCACTGACCCCGCCCCAAAAAGAG GTTCATGACAGACCTGCTCCTCCCACTAAGCCACTCCCCCCTGACCCCGCACTAAAACCCCCACCGCAG TTGGTTAAACAGAGACCAGCTCCCCCCACCAAGCCTCTGCCCCCCGACCCCCCCGCCCCCTCCAACCAG CAGCTGGTGAGTCGACCAGCTCCGCCCAACAAGCCTCTGCCCCCTGACCCCGTCACACCTGGACAG gttTCTGTTCCACTCAAACCTGTAGTCCCTAAAAAGCCCTGCCCTCCGGCCCTGCCGCGCAACCCTTACCTCCCACCACACCTCGGCTACAGCTCCAGCAGCAAACCACCCCCACATGGAGCAGtcacacctgctgctgctggcggACCCCACAG AcggcctcctcttcctccggTGCGACCCGGCGTCCCTCCGAAGTTCGAGTCCTCTCCTCCGCTTTGA
- the adam15 gene encoding disintegrin and metalloproteinase domain-containing protein 15 isoform X1: MSGAAGLLPPPLLLLLLLSGRAAFIGCRSLNAPQDVRVLPLDGQTDGTDSLTATVTGVDRGQHPLLAKTRPFVLVDGQRQSLAEALQDGHPDRLQCGLEVGGRLFLLDLEKNHDLLPKPPNVFYYLPNGTGVSVTANPVTHCYYHGTVRGFPQSRVALSTCSGLRGIIALNSTLSFELQPQEDHHHHHQGEEEAEEGAGGESGGGGRNGGSGGGGGGDDEGVHLLFSTSPLEGDGAGGCGVSHTAVPPIHSSTHPHRTKRDILSETKYIELVLVADHQEFLNYQKNNNTIIYRMLDVANQVDWFYRPLNVRVALTGLEIWSDRNKIRVEKSPTDTLNNFLQWRTRDLLPRLRHDNAQLVMGGSFDGTTVGMASQSSMCSRDRSGGVNVDHLVSVLGVASTVAHELGHNLGMSHDTAERRCSCQNEPRLGGCIMEPSTGFMPGQQFSSCSAADLSVSLLHGGGMCLFNVPQPEHLLGGPRCGNLYVEKGEECDCGLLEECEDPCCNASTCQLVPGAQCSSDGICCQDCKLRAAGSVCRDPLGECDLPEYCTGSSPYCPPNVFLQNGEPCEEGASYCYGGVCASMHTQCQMLWGPNATSAPTVCFSSVNKKGNKYGNCGQLTNGSYVPCGNSDVHCGRIQCQGGRDRPLLGTNAEILTTRVHFNNSDLVCRGTFFHLGDDVSDPATVAQGTACGPSKACLNQKCQDVSVFGVDECRRKCNGHGVCNSNRNCHCDVGWAPPDCKYSGYGGSVDSGPARTARESDPVRVALLVIFLFILPVVLLFLALRFPRFRQWLLCLGPNSPFHKARQHNRVADCEMWDLELAPTHVSRTPVMERVDGRNGEQVRPLRYHLNHQTDIPLTPPQKEVHDRPAPPTKPLPPDPALKPPPQLVKQRPAPPTKPLPPDPPAPSNQQLVSRPAPPNKPLPPDPVTPGQVSVPLKPVVPKKPCPPALPRNPYLPPHLGYSSSSKPPPHGAVTPAAAGGPHRRPPLPPVRPGVPPKFESSPPL, encoded by the exons ATGAGCGGAGCTGCCGGGCtgctgccgccgccgctgctgctgctgctgctgctcagtggcCGTGCTGCGTTCATCGGCTGCCGGTCCCTGAACGCACCGCAGGATGTACGGGTTCTGCCTCTGGACGGACAGACGGACGGTACCGACAGTCTGACCGCCACGGTGACAG GTGTGGACAGAGGGCAGCACCCACTGCTGGCGAAAACTCGCCCCTTCGTTCTGGTGGACGGACAGAGACAGAGCCTCGCAGAAGCTTTGCAG GATGGTCACCCTGACAGGCTGCAGTGTGGGCTGGAGGTGGGAGGAAGACTCTTCCTGCTGGACCTGGAGAAGAACCA CGACCTGCTGCCCAAACCACCAAACGTCTTCTACTACCTCCCCAATGGTACTGGAGTGTCTGTAACAGCCAACCCTGTG ACTCACTGTTATTACCACGGCACCGTCAGAGGATTCCCTCAGTCCAGAGTGGCTCTGAGCACCTGCTCTGGACTCCG AGGCATCATTGCCCTCAACTCCACCCTGAGCTTCGAGCTACAGCCGCAGGAggaccatcaccaccaccatcagggGGAGGAAGAGGCGGAGGAGGGTGCaggaggggagagtggaggaggaggcagaaatGGAGgaagtggtggaggaggaggaggtgatgatGAAGGGGTCCACCTGCTGTTCTCCACCAGCCCCCTGGAGGGTGACGGTGCAGGAGGCTGCGGAGTGTCTCACACTGCCGTGCCCCCCATCCACAGCTCCACACACCCGCACAGG ACGAAGAGAGACATCCTGTCTGAGACCAAATACATTGAACTGGTGCTGGTGGCTGATCATCAggag TTTCTGAATTACCAGAAGAACAATAACACGATCATCTACCGCATGCTGGACGTGGCCAACCAGGTGGACTGG TTCTACCGTCCTCTGAATGTCCGCGTGGCGCTCACCGGTCTGGAGATCTGGAGCGACCGCAACAAGATCCGGGTGGAGAAGAGTCCGACTGACACGCTAAACAACTTCCTGCAGTGGAGAACCAGAGATCTGCTGCCACGTCTTCGCCATGACAACGCCCAGCTCGTCAT GGGCGGGTCTTTTGATGGCACCACGGTGGGGATGGCATCTCAGTCATCCATGTGCTCCAGAGACAGGTCGGGCGGAGTCAACGTG GATCACCTGGTCAGTGTTTTGGGCGTGGCTTCAACTGTTGCTCATGAGCTGGGCCACAACCTCGGGATGAGCCACGACACCGCCGAGCGCCGCTGCTCCTGCCAGAACGAGCCGCGGCTCGGGGGATGCATCATGGAGCCCTCAACTGG gtTCATGCCGGGCCAGCAGTTCAGCAGCTGCAGCGCCGCAGATCTGTCTGTCAGCCTGCTGCATGGCGGCGGTATGTGTCTGTTCAACGTGCCGCAGCCGGAGCATCTGCTGGGAGGACCTCGCTGTGGAAACCTGTACGTGGAGAAAGGAGAGGAGTGTGACTGCGGCCTGCTGGAG GAGTGTGAGGACCCCTGCTGTAACGCCTCCACCTGTCAGCTGGTTCCTGGAGCTCAGTGCTCATCTGATGGCATCTGCTGCCAGGACTGCAAG CTGCGAGCGGCGGGTTCGGTGTGTCGTGATCCTCTGGGGGAGTGTGACCTCCCCGAGTATTGCACAGGCTCCTCCCCCTACTGCCCCCCCAACGTATTCCTGCAGAATGGGGAACCCTGTGAGGAGGGCGCCTCGTACTGCTATGGTGGAGTCTGCGCCAGCATGCACACCCAGTGCCAGATGCTGTGGGGACCCA ATGCCACCAGCGCTCCGACCGTCTGTTTCTCATCTGTGaacaaaaagggaaacaaaTATGGAAACTGCGGTCAGCTCACCAACGGCTCCTACGTCCCCTGTGGGAACTC tgACGTTCACTGCGGCAGGATCCAGTGTCAGGGTGGGAGGGACCGCCCCCTGCTGGGCACCAACGCGGAGATCCTCACCACCAGGGTCCACTTTAACAACAGCGACCTGGTCTGCAGAGGCACCTTCTTCCACCTGGGTGACGACGTCTCCGACCCCGCCACCGTGGCCCAGGGCACCGCATGCGGCCCCAGCAAG gCTTGTTTGAACCAGAAGTGTCAGGATGTGTCAGTGTTCGGTGTAGACGAGTGTCGCAGGAAATGCAACGGTCACGGG gtgtgtaACAGCAACAGGAACTGTCATTGTGATGTGGGCTGGGCTCCACCGGACTGCAAGTACTCGGGTTACGGGGGCAGCGTGGACAGCGGACCGGCCCGAACTGCTCGAG AATCAGATCCAGTCCGAGTCGCCCTGCttgtcatcttcctcttcatcctACCCGtggtcctcctcttcctcgctcTCCGGTTCCCTCGTTTTCGTCAGTGGCTTTTGTGCCTGGGACCAAACAGCCCGTTTCACAAAGCTCGCCAGCACAACCG TGTGGCTGACTGTGAGATGTGGGATTTGGAGTTAGCCCCCACCCACGTCTCCAG GACTCCGGTGATGGAGCGGGTGGACGGCAGGAACGGAGAGCAGGTCCGACCTCTCAGATACCACTTGAACCACCAGACGGACATCCCACTGACCCCGCCCCAAAAAGAG GTTCATGACAGACCTGCTCCTCCCACTAAGCCACTCCCCCCTGACCCCGCACTAAAACCCCCACCGCAG TTGGTTAAACAGAGACCAGCTCCCCCCACCAAGCCTCTGCCCCCCGACCCCCCCGCCCCCTCCAACCAG CAGCTGGTGAGTCGACCAGCTCCGCCCAACAAGCCTCTGCCCCCTGACCCCGTCACACCTGGACAG gttTCTGTTCCACTCAAACCTGTAGTCCCTAAAAAGCCCTGCCCTCCGGCCCTGCCGCGCAACCCTTACCTCCCACCACACCTCGGCTACAGCTCCAGCAGCAAACCACCCCCACATGGAGCAGtcacacctgctgctgctggcggACCCCACAG AcggcctcctcttcctccggTGCGACCCGGCGTCCCTCCGAAGTTCGAGTCCTCTCCTCCGCTTTGA